Within Acidimicrobiia bacterium, the genomic segment CGCGTACTCAACGGAACGCATCGCAGGTTTAGGACAGCCTGAAGCCGTCATTTCAAGCAGTTCGTCGAATGAAACCTTGTCCATTCGTTTGGCCGATGGCACCACTCGCGGATCAGCGTTAAATACTCCCGAAACGTCGGTATAAAGTTCGCACGAATCGGCACCTAGGGCGGCCGCTAAAGCAACGGCTGTGGTGTCAGAGCCACCACGACCCAAGAACGTCACGTCTCGATCCGTTGAAACACCTTGCGAACCACCCACCACTGGCACCGCGCCACCATCGAGCGAGGCGCGAATACGATCCGGTCGCAGTTCTAAAATCTTGGCGTTGCTATGGGTGGTATCGGTGATAAAGCCAGCTTGGCTACCGGTGAACGATTCGGCCTTAACACCCATGTCGGCTAGCGCCATGCAAACCAAAGCGGTGGCCTTTCGCTCACCACTAGTAATCAGCATGTCCATCTCACGGCCAGGACGAGTCTTTGAAACATCGGCCGCAAGGCGTAACAATTCGTCGGTTTCTTTGCCCATAGCACTTACCACCAGCACCACCTGATCACCGTGTCGCAAGGTGCGGGCCACATGGTCAGCAACCTCACGAATACGCTCAGGGTCGGCCACCGAAGTGCCACCAAATTTCTGAACTACGAGAGCCACGCAGTTGACGCTAGCAACCCGACCACCATTTCCTCACTTCCGCTGACCGAAGGAAGCCGAACTTACCCGCCAATCGCCATCAAGTTTCGATGCGACCAACATGACCCAAGAATTGCTGGGAAGACGACCGGTATTTCCACACCTCCTCTAAGCGTTGCTAGCGTTTCGGGCTATGTCTCCTAGCCCTAAACGTCAACGTCAACGAGAACGCCAACAACAAGCCCGTGCCCAAGCTGCGGTAGAAGAAAAGAAACAGCAGCAAAAGCGTACCTGGCTGGGCATCGGCGGCATTGTGGCCTTAGTAGTGGTTCTTGCTCTGGCCTTCTCGATTTTTGGTGGAGGAAACGACTCCAAGAGTGACGACGAGGGTGCCGCCACTAGCACCACCACTGCTGGCACCGATAATGACACTGACGACGTAGAGTGCCCACCCG encodes:
- a CDS encoding aspartate kinase: MALVVQKFGGTSVADPERIREVADHVARTLRHGDQVVLVVSAMGKETDELLRLAADVSKTRPGREMDMLITSGERKATALVCMALADMGVKAESFTGSQAGFITDTTHSNAKILELRPDRIRASLDGGAVPVVGGSQGVSTDRDVTFLGRGGSDTTAVALAAALGADSCELYTDVSGVFNADPRVVPSAKRMDKVSFDELLEMTASGCPKPAMRSVEYARNHGVKLHVRSAFTWEPGTWVVEEDPQMEDAIISAVTHDASEAKITVTGVPDEPGIAARLFRALAEIDVNVDVIVQNVSADGVTDISFTQPFDDVSRSLEVLEPLLGEFGGKHEIIVDDNVGRVSVIGAGMKSNPGVAAKVFETLAANNINIEMISTSAIRISCVVRQDRLEDAVSVLHEAFELGG